The window GATCGTTATCAAATTGGGGATAAGCTCTATGCTATGATAGGTGGAAATGCCACAGGAAAGCCAGTTCTCACATTAAAATGCGAACCTAGTCGTGCGGAGGAGCTAAGAGCAACATATGAGGATATTATTCCTGGCTATTATATGAATAAAACACATTGGAACTCAATTTACATGAATTCAGATGTACCGATAGAGGTAGTTGAACATCTTATTCAGCATTC of the Lysinibacillus fusiformis genome contains:
- a CDS encoding MmcQ/YjbR family DNA-binding protein; its protein translation is MDKDKVHNYCLKLTGTTHDYKVEWEADRYQIGDKLYAMIGGNATGKPVLTLKCEPSRAEELRATYEDIIPGYYMNKTHWNSIYMNSDVPIEVVEHLIQHSYDLVFGKLPKKVQQQMIAQKEQ